The following coding sequences lie in one Arachis ipaensis cultivar K30076 chromosome B05, Araip1.1, whole genome shotgun sequence genomic window:
- the LOC107640675 gene encoding uncharacterized protein LOC107640675 yields the protein MASKALLIFCLFLSFILTVLDSNPWRETSKPVYVLTQKENQLWTMKTRRNRSEVERELGLLFSKGGNWRSGLGNQSKQARGGTKFQMLVEDIREGVLEFEDENEAVKYCDLLQGGGQGCEGVAEIEASSVKKTNKLLFSICAT from the exons ATGGCAAGTAAAGcattattaatattttgtttGTTCCTTTCGTTCATTTTAACAGTATTAGATTCCAACCCTTGGAGAGAAACTTCAAAGCCTGTTTATGTACTAACGCAAAAGGAAAATCAATTGTGGACAATGAAAACCCGAAGAAATAGAAG TGAGGTTGAGAGAGAGCTTGGCTTATTATTTTCCAAAGGAGGCAACTGGAGATCTGGACTTGGGAATCAGTCCAAACAAGCAAGGGGAGGAACAAAGTTTCAAATGCTTGTGGAAGATATTAGAGAGGGAGTGCTG GAATTTGAAGATGAAAATGAAGCAGTAAAGTACTGTGACTTGCTACAAGGAGGTGGTCAAGGTTGTGAGGGTGTTGCTGAGATAGAAGCCTCATCGGTAAAGAAAACTAACAAATTGTTATTTTCCATCTGTGCTACTTAA